The genomic segment TTCCCCACGCAGGAGGAACAGGAAGAGAATACCTATGCGGCTAAAGTCACCCAGCAGCAAGACTTCTCGGTGAGATTTAACTTCATTTACCCTTTACAGTAGATGATCTTGAAAAGACGAATCAACCTAATGTCAGTTTTAGCATGTTAAGGATCTAACGTTTGCATTTGATTCCAAGTACAGGAGAGCCAGCAAGAGGACAATGACGGTTGGGAAACTGTAGGGAAAAAGAAACCTGCAAGGCAGTCGCATAAGGTTTGAAATTATGAAATCGAGATGGAGTACTCCTAATCTCTGAGTTTTAACCATTCGTCCAGTGATTTGATATgtgttatctctctctctctctctctctctctccgcaGGTCCAGAAGGAGCAATGGCAAGACTACAAACTCCCAGCGAGTGAACAACACTACTCAGACGATGTTGAAACTCATGGAAACCTAGAACCCTCTCAACTGGAGCTCTCAGGTCTCTCAGAAGCTTGCAACAAACTCTGGGAGCTCGATTCAAACCGCCTTGCTCCTGGAAACGATTATCAAATTGACTGTGGTGATGGGAAAAGGGTTCATGAGAGAGCCGATATGGCTGAAGGATTACTCTTCTCTTGGGTGAGCGATGAAGTCTTTAGAAAACCGACTTTCGCCAGATTCTGTTCGTTGCTTGACAACTATAACCCAAATGAAGGTTACAAAGAAGTAGTCACAGAAGAAGAGAGGCAAGAGCAAGCAGCTTTCGTTGAAGAAATTAGCAGAACCGCTGTGATCAAGTACCTTCACAAGTACCTTGTGATCAAGGACGTTGCTCCTGGAAGCTACCAAGAGTTCAAGAGAATGTTGACAAGTCTCTGGTTCGATCTCTATGGCCGTGGAGGTACCTCTGGCTCGTCTTCTGCGTTTGAGCATGTCTTTGTTGGGGAGATCAAACAATCTGGTGGAGAACAGGTCTCCGGATTCCATAACTGGCTTCAGGTAATGAATCCAAACCTCTGGAGACCGCCGAATCTAAACATTAAAACTTACAAAAGATTAAACTGGAGCTCTCTTTTATTGTAGTTTTACTTGGAGGAAGCCAAAGGAACTGTAGATTATCAAGGCTATATATTTCCCCGACGTCGCGGTGAAATTGTAAGTACCATAAGCTTCGTCCAACGCTACACATATGTCCTCCAAATATATAAGTACTTCAGAACAGGTGACTAACCGAGAGCTCATACTTTTGATTCATATGCAGCCTGATTCAGAGACTCAGCTGCTAACAATCCAATTCGAGTGGAACGGTGTTCTAAAATCAGTCTCAAGTACGCTAGTAGGAGTAAGTCCAGAGTTCGAGTTGGCTCTATACACAATGTGTTTCTTCATGGGCAGAGAAGAAAACCACATTCAGTTGGGTCCATACAATGTCAATGTCAAATGTTACCGACTTGGCAACAACCGTATTGGCTCAGCTTTCCCCATTGCAGAATCTTGAAACCTCTCTAGTGGCTCTCAACAAAAATATCTGCCCAATACtgtattgaattattattattgttgttgttgtcacaTCTTGCTGTCTGCATGTGTCGACTTGAAATATCTTGTGATATTTCCTTGGATATTTATGGGAAACCATGTCTTGTACTTTCTGAAAATTATACAACAAAAGAGGAAATGTGAGAGAAAATATCTTCCAATAATTTCTAATTTgaagagatattatttatttggttttgctAAAAGATAAACTCTTTAGCTTATAGTTTATGTGAATGTTCCACTTATCACATCACAAGGCAGAAAAATATCTTAGCGACAATGACAAACCAAAGCTCAATGTTCtgaattttttagttttacaagtTCAACTTAAGTCTAGACGATGATACTCAGTGACCATTGAGCTAACcatgaaaccaaaaaacagcTTGACCTTTGCTTATAGAAACATTCACTCAGCCCAATCAAGTTTACACATCTCAACCAAGAATGCTCACCACTGAATTTTACCATTATTTCAAATCTAAACAAGACATCATGAGATCACACAATTTCTCACCCCAATCATAGAATATTCCTTACTATGGAGAAAGTTAAAGACAGAAAATTCAGAAGCCTAAATAAGATGTCGACCAAAAGAAGTGAGGTGggtaaaaaagagagaaagaaaagaggttGGGTGGGTAATCAAGTAGGTTACGTGGAGAAAAGATATCAACgcatttaaaaatagaaacattCAACGTTAAGGGACCAaccacaccacaccacaaattttggaattttgctGATGCCTGTGTGAAAACAGGTCCACAAGCTTTGTACTTTTTACATCATCGGTCCATAATAATGCTCAAGTCTTTCCATGGACAGAGATAATCAAGAAAAAGTATTAACTTCTTCACCTTAAAAAGATCTACGAAAATGACTATGAGATTCTTACCTCAAAAGCCAATATCAACATCCACCCATTCTTCCACTCGTCACAATCATGATTTTCTTACACCTTAGAGTTTAGAGACATATACTCACAACAAAGCCTGTGTCTATTTCAAATTCTTGACCGCAAATGTCACAACATGCATATATCATTGTTAACAGAGCAAAACCAGAAAAACACAAGCATATGTATCATATATAATTAGCAAGACAATACAATAGTATTTGAATCAACATTAAGGATTAATGATTGTGAATGAGGAAGTTGAAGactttatacaaaacaaaacttgtttaTAACTTCAAAAAACATACCAACTAGGATTCGTAGAGCGTACCTGTTTGAGTCAATGTCCAGTGTCGTCCCCGCCTTCTGAATAAAAAAGCACAAGCCAAAATGAGAAGGTGCCAAAGGTGATAAGGATCAATTCCTaccattcaaaatattaatGGTGGGAATTAGAAACGAGAGAAAACTAAACTCCTTGATGAGGAAATAGCCAAAACCCGCAATCTTCATCACCTGAATAAAGACCAAACTGTCACTTTCAATGAGTCatcaagaaaaagagagagagagagagaaagattctCTAATAACATTTGCAGTCGACAAGGATTCTCTAATGCATCAAAAGCATCTccaatacaacaaacaaacacttgAAACTCACATGTGTAATAAACAAGATCAAAGCCTTAAGTATTAAGCATTCCATACACTACTGGTCAACTTTTGACAAATGAGCTAAATCAACATAGTGTCAATTTCAGTGGAGCACATTGAACACAAATCAACAAGGTCTCTTAATACATGAAAGTCTTGTTGTCCCGGTATAACAACATATTGAAGATATAAACAGAATGCAGCTAGGCACTTCAAAGGAAAATTTGACAAGAAATCTAAACTCTACATACAATTTGGCAGAATAACATAACCAGGCAAGATAAATCAGAAAAACATATCAATGGGTAtgatagggaaaaaaaaattcaaaggcCATGAgaagaaattttaaataaatattagctTTTATTAGAAGTCTATGGGTCAATGGATCTATCTGCTGCTTAGTTGGAAAACATAAACCTTACAGGAAAGTCCAACAAGGAGAAAAAAGCGAAGTTAATAGCCACCACAAGAAATTTCatgctaaaaaaaattcattgcaACTTATCTtcttattcaaaattaaaatcaagagACCTTAGGAATTTTCAACCACACGAACCATGTGTTCAAAGCCAAAGGTGAGTAGGAAAACCTATAGCTTATCTACATAATGCAAATATTATTCTCAAGGAATTATCTTTAATTAAAACTGCTGGACTACCAACGATTAAAAACTttactaaaactaaaatctCTACATTTGTAACGGAAGTGACATTTACACTTTTTCACTCTGATAGGTGTAAGAACCGTGTgataagtgaaaaataaaacaaaaataaaactaaagtaAGCAACCTTTTGTGATATTTTCTCTCCACTTTTTGAAAGTTTGTCCCCAAATCACAGCCAATCAATATTCTTTATAAATGTAAACACACAAACAGCATCTTCTATCAAACACACAAACagcatcttcttctctcaaacaccaacaactctttctctctatcttcatctctcaacagaagaaagaaaagagaaagctaTGGAGTTGACACTGAATTCCTCAAGTTCTCTTATCAAACGTAAAGACGCCAAGAGTTCCAGAAACCAAGAAAGTTCCTCTAACAACATGACCTTTGCGAAGATGAGGCCGCCAACATATCAGTTCCAAGCAAAGAACTCGGTGAAGGAAATGAAGTTCACTCATGAGAAGACCTACTCGCCAGAAAATGAAACCACTGAGAGATTTGAGAAGCTTCATGTTCTCTCATACCCACACCCCAAGAGCGACTCTAGTGTTCCTGTGTTTGTCATGTTACCGCTTGACACGGTAACAATGTCAGGACATTTGAACAAACCAAGAGCCATGAACGCCAGTTTGATGGCTCTTAAAGGAGCTGGTGTGGAAGGTGTAATGGTGGATGCTTGGTGGGGATTGGTGGAGAAAGATGGACCTATGAAGTATAACTGGGATGGCTATGCGGAGCTGATTCAAATGGTTCAAAGGCACGGTCTCAAACTCCAGGTCGTTATGTCTTTCCATCAATGTGGAGGAAACGTCGGAGACTCTTGCAGGTAATGAAGCAACTTTAGTTTCCAATCGAATTAGATCTCTGTCTCTCATTTCTAGCTTAGCTAATCCTCTATATTGTTTGCTCTCTCTTAAAATCTAGTATCCCCTTGCCCCCGTGGGTACTTGAAGAAGTCAGCAAGAACCCTGATCTTGTCTACACAGACAAATCTGGTAGAAGGAACCCTGAGTATATCTCCTTGGGATGTGATTCTGTGCCTGTCCTTAGAGGAAGAACACCTATCCAGGTCTACTCAGATTTCATGAGGAGCTTCCGTGACAGATTCGATAATTACATTGGAGGAGTTATTGCGGTAAGCAGAAATCTAGACTACTAACTGTATCATGAGCAATTCATACAGTGACCTTAGCTAACTGTATCATCATTTGTCATGTATTGCAGGAAATTCAAGTGGGAATGGGACCTTGTGGAGAATTGAGATACCCATCATACCCTGAGAGCAATGGGACATGGAGATTTCCCGGAATTGGAGAGTTCCAGTGCTATGATAAGGTAATATAAACCAGCAGGAAAAAAAGCCTTATATTCACAAGAACATTAGTTAAGAGATTAGACAAATaccagagaagaagataatgtaTACTTATGCATACCATATAATCTTATACTCCATACACTTCTTCTAACAAATGATACTTCTCTATTGCAGTATATGAAATCGTCACTTCAAGCATATGCAGAATCAATCGGGAAAACTAACTGGGGAACAAGTGGACCTCATGATGCCGGCGAATACAAGAATCTCCCAGAAGAGACTGAATTTTTCCGCAGAGACGGAACATGGAACAGCGAGTATGGAAAGTTTTTCATGGAATGGTACTCTGGGAAGCTACTAGAACACGGAGACCAACTCCTATCTTCAGCAAAAGGAATCTTTCAAGGATCCGGAGCAAAGCTATCAGGAAAGGTAGCAGGAATTCACTGGCACTACAACACCAGGTCACACGCAGCTGAGCTAACCGCTGGATACTACAACACAAGGAACCATGACGGGTATCTACCAATAGCTAAGATGTTCAACAAACATGGGGTCGTGCTCAACTTCACCTGTATGGAGATGAAAGATGGAGAACAACCAGAACACGCAAACTGCTCACCAGAAGGTCTGGTAAAGCAAGTACAGAACGCAACAAGGCAGGCTGGAACGGACCTAGCAGGGGAGAATGCGCTAGAACGATATGACTCGAGCGCGTTCGGACAAGTGGTGGCAACAAATAGGTCAGATTCCGGAAACGGGTTAACCGCATTTACATACCTAAGAATGAACAAGCGGTTATTTGAGGGTCAAAATTGGCAGCAGTTAGTGGAGTTTGTTAAGAACATGAAGGAAGGTGGTCATGGGAGGAGACTCTCAGAAGAAGACACAACTGGAAGTGACCTTTATGTTGGATTTGTCAAAGGCAGGATCGCTGAGAATGTCGAGGAGGCTGCTCTAGTGTAATTCCCCACATAGGTACATATAGTGTGGTCTATTGTTGTATTTGTATTCCTAAATCtgctaaaataaataaatagagagaTGAGAgtgaccaaagaaaaagaaaagatcaatCCAGTAGAGTGTTAAAGCTATAGATTTGCACAATTCTGGGTTAGAGTCAGAGCAAAGAGAAGCCAAAATCAAGATAATGTACCCTTAGATTGCAGTTAGAACTGTGTATCCTATTGAGTTTTCCTTGTCCATCTTCAATCTCTTATCTCAAataatatttgcattttttCTCCTATAATCTTATCTCAATCAATATGCATCACTCCTTCAAACAATGTTGTTGTAATCTTTCATACTTAAATTAACTCATGAACACATCGTTTATACAATAATCATGAACATTCTGGAAATTTCACAGGAAAATGAATCGAAATCGGAAACTAACTTAGCAACACAGATAACGAAATCGCCTGGGAAATCGGAATGTCTAACTCAGGAATGTGGTGGAGTAGAATCAGAATTGGAACTTCCACGACGGAGCTCTTCGATTAAACCGCCGAGCTCTTTTCTCGCGGACTCTCTACCAAACATGAATCCATACCTGGAAATCGAATAAGTAAGAGACtgtataaaccctaaaatagaAGAcatggagagagagaagaaacgaaAATTAAGAAGAGGAGCTAGCTAGTGGGAGAGATGAAAATTAAATCACTCACCAGCATGAGACGGCGGAGAATACGCCGGAGATTGCAACCGTTTGGATCAACGAGAACGATTtctgcattttttcttttatgtttgggGGAATTCAATTTTCCGATCAACGAGGATTAAAAAAGAGTAAGAGCGGGAGAGAATCACTTGGTGGGCCTACGCTAATATTTGAGCCCAGCCTACGCTAATATTTGAGCCCAGCCCAtttaactcttttcttttgacattcTGTCGTAATACTGTtctgagccaaaaaaaaatgtccgaAGAAGGTAGCCAAGTCGGCGACAACACTTCAACCCTGCAATCGAAGGTGCGATCTAAGACAAATCGTCCAAAGATCGCTCCTTATGATCTGAGCAGAGTTTATGAAACAAGTAAGGtgaaaaaagaaagggaaaagcCTAAAGTTGCCTCGGAGTCGTCTACCCATGTTACTCTAAACGTCAAGGGTCAGGACGAGGATAGGGTTCGAGTGTTTAAGGTGAGAAGGAACGCTAAGTTGCTTAGGTTGATGGAACATTACACCGAAATGAGAGGCGTCGAGTGGAACACGTTTCGCTTTCTATTGGATGGTTCTAGGATTCGAGAGTATCATACACCGGATGAGCTGGAGCTTAAGGATGGAGATGAAATTGACGCAATGTTGTATCAACTAAGTGGTTCTGCTCCATCTTCTATAATTTTTACAGTTTAGGTTTTTATAGTGTGGATATAGTACGCAGATTCAGATTTCTAAttccatatcttatatataaccACCCCCGAACGTTAATATGTATGACCGTTTTTGTTGTACTTGAACCTAGTCATACACCAGATATCTTTAATCTTCTCTtgttgggttttgggttttgtcAAGTTGATTTGTATCTGGAATTCTCATGTCATCTTGACATCTTGTAATTGTATCTAACGAAATCTAGTAAAACGAGGTGTTATTTTCACACGTTGTAAAAGTAAGACAATGTTTTGTTGCTTCTCTCTTACATGGGTTACGCTTGTTACAAAGATTTTTTGTTAACAGACAACATTGCTTACTCTTCAACAACCTATGTACAGTTTAAACTTCAAAGCCAGCCTGCTCATAAAACAAgtggaggaaaagaaaaagtaaaccTGTATTACTTGCTCCATAGCCAGATCTCTTACTTATTACTTATGAGATCTTGACATTGGTTCCAAGTGGTTCACCTTCAAGAAAATCTCCACGGAGATTGCGAATTTTGTTGACTGTGTTCTCTAGAcatctctctttcactcttgTGTCTTTCGAAGAAGTTTGAGGTATGGTCATGACTGCGATTATGTCAAAATCTTTGCCACAGGAACTCACAAGGGATCGTCCCCACTACTACAATGAAATGTTTGGGTTTGGACAGCCTTCGTCGCAGCAACTCTAGCAGCGTTTGCTGCTCGGTTTGCGACCATCACTGCTCTGTTCACTCTCTCTTCAACTTTCACAACTTCACGTGCTTTATCGGCTGCTTTCCTTGCTTGCTGTtgatcaaagagagagagggagaaggaTCAAATCTCATGTGGGTGTTTATGTTCAATTTGCTTACAAATGTAATCTCTTTCAGGAGATGAACAAAAATTATAGTACGTAACTTAATAAATTTGAGCAGGAGTAAGATAGATTATAAGATACCTGGACAGTGTCGAGAACCTTGGAATGACTGATGGAAAACGATGAATCAGGACGAGTGGTCTGCTCGGTAGGACAGCTGAGAACTCCGTCTTCCCAGTGGCCTGCCTGTGTCTCACCATTTCTGAACGTGTACATACCAAGCCCTTGCCTTCTCCCCTCATGCCAAGCTCCTTCATACCGATGCCCGTTTCCAAATTGATACACTCCAAAACCATGCATCCTGTCTGCAAAATACTCCCCAGCATATGTATCACCATTTCTGCAAGAGAGAGAAGTGGCTTCAAGTCAGATAGGTATATCACTTAATAACAGAAGACAGTGATGAATGCAATTGTATATATCCAAGCTCAAGTCAGCAACAAATAAGCTTGAGCCTTGATTCCCCCTAGACTTATAATTGTCTGAAACATAAGAATAACCGTGGCTAGAGAAGACagccaacaaaaaaacttttggttGAGATGCAAAATGAACTGAAAGCCAGAATCTTTCAAAGGGTAATCTCATGCAATTACTAATGCCAgtaacaatcaagcttaaaaTAAAAGGGTGAGAGACGCCAACAGTAGAGGGTATTAGGCAGTACACCAATCTATCAACAACTCAAGATCGAAAGCCATAAATTTTAAGAACATCCCACGAGCAACATAGACATGAACCTAAACACAGCATCATAAAAGTAGAAGTAAAGCCTTAACTTTCAAAAACCACACTTACTTCAATTCCAAACCAGTCACACTAAAACGTCAATAGCATAGGACTAAAAAGTTAACCCTAAGCTAAACCATTTCTGCAAAAGTTAAAAACTGAAGAATATCTCACCTGAAATGATAATGACCAAGGCCATGTTTGACACCCCATTTAAACTCTCCAACAAAACGACTACCATCCTCAGAGGTATACACACCACAGCCATGGCTCTGTCCATTAGACCACTCACCAGCATACACATCCCCTGTATAAAACCTATAGATTCCAGTTCCATGTCTCATCCCTTGCCTGTATTGACCTCTGTACCTACTTCCTTTAGCCCAAGTTTCTACTCCATATCCATCATACTTCCCATCAATCCAATCCCCTTCATATTTACCCTTCATAGAATAGTAATAAACACCACTCCCTGAACACTTCCCCTTATGAAACTCTCCCTCGTAAACATCACCAGAGCTGTACTTCTGAACCCACGAGCCAGAGTTAGTCTTCTTCTCAGTCACAGGCTTCGACCCAATTGACCAAACAACATGTTTAGTACTCTCCTGAGATGTAGACG from the Camelina sativa cultivar DH55 chromosome 12, Cs, whole genome shotgun sequence genome contains:
- the LOC104731867 gene encoding poly(U)-specific endoribonuclease-B-like; this encodes MDGLIRGLVDVAIGGNERRGRDDEDNSRDERSRSSWADVVSGEEEDQNRGGGSSHPSQGRRQNVEENQWENKGERIPTRHPRKEEQEENTYAAKVTQQQDFSESQQEDNDGWETVGKKKPARQSHKVQKEQWQDYKLPASEQHYSDDVETHGNLEPSQLELSGLSEACNKLWELDSNRLAPGNDYQIDCGDGKRVHERADMAEGLLFSWVSDEVFRKPTFARFCSLLDNYNPNEGYKEVVTEEERQEQAAFVEEISRTAVIKYLHKYLVIKDVAPGSYQEFKRMLTSLWFDLYGRGGTSGSSSAFEHVFVGEIKQSGGEQVSGFHNWLQFYLEEAKGTVDYQGYIFPRRRGEIPDSETQLLTIQFEWNGVLKSVSSTLVGVSPEFELALYTMCFFMGREENHIQLGPYNVNVKCYRLGNNRIGSAFPIAES
- the LOC104731868 gene encoding beta-amylase 3, chloroplastic-like produces the protein MELTLNSSSSLIKRKDAKSSRNQESSSNNMTFAKMRPPTYQFQAKNSVKEMKFTHEKTYSPENETTERFEKLHVLSYPHPKSDSSVPVFVMLPLDTVTMSGHLNKPRAMNASLMALKGAGVEGVMVDAWWGLVEKDGPMKYNWDGYAELIQMVQRHGLKLQVVMSFHQCGGNVGDSCSIPLPPWVLEEVSKNPDLVYTDKSGRRNPEYISLGCDSVPVLRGRTPIQVYSDFMRSFRDRFDNYIGGVIAEIQVGMGPCGELRYPSYPESNGTWRFPGIGEFQCYDKYMKSSLQAYAESIGKTNWGTSGPHDAGEYKNLPEETEFFRRDGTWNSEYGKFFMEWYSGKLLEHGDQLLSSAKGIFQGSGAKLSGKVAGIHWHYNTRSHAAELTAGYYNTRNHDGYLPIAKMFNKHGVVLNFTCMEMKDGEQPEHANCSPEGLVKQVQNATRQAGTDLAGENALERYDSSAFGQVVATNRSDSGNGLTAFTYLRMNKRLFEGQNWQQLVEFVKNMKEGGHGRRLSEEDTTGSDLYVGFVKGRIAENVEEAALV
- the LOC104731869 gene encoding uncharacterized protein LOC104731869 is translated as MQKSFSLIQTVAISGVFSAVSCWYGFMFGRESARKELGGLIEELRRGSSNSDSTPPHS
- the LOC104731870 gene encoding uncharacterized protein LOC104731870, which produces MHLKNSTVAERRYIGKETAGCLSSTSSDLDPKPKIKHHHHRPLQVPEILTPDIGGFNNQVQQAQSRHHLTVEIPDSSSRNLTSKRPVVVRSSNPFNVDDFRRQRGSFGSISSYCPSYLLSWFSSSLPSIPSATNQKLLRHVLRVRLICFHLRFLLLLSVPPLYIFFLLISFRFFLLFVFSIIAFSFVLSISLKFALPHLPSIRLIIARLLSLKLTPTRSSSTSQESTKHVVWSIGSKPVTEKKTNSGSWVQKYSSGDVYEGEFHKGKCSGSGVYYYSMKGKYEGDWIDGKYDGYGVETWAKGSRYRGQYRQGMRHGTGIYRFYTGDVYAGEWSNGQSHGCGVYTSEDGSRFVGEFKWGVKHGLGHYHFRNGDTYAGEYFADRMHGFGVYQFGNGHRYEGAWHEGRRQGLGMYTFRNGETQAGHWEDGVLSCPTEQTTRPDSSFSISHSKVLDTVQQARKAADKAREVVKVEERVNRAVMVANRAANAARVAATKAVQTQTFHCSSGDDPL